The Syntrophobotulus glycolicus DSM 8271 DNA window TTTTCTTAATATTTCGACGGCACTTTTGGCTGTCCTATCCCGTGCCAAAAACAAGGATGGAAATAAGCAAAGGGCTTAAGGTAAATTTTATGCTTGAGCACACAGCCTCTGACGACTTTAAGTCCCTTTTCTTGGCACTGTTGATCGATTTCCTCCGTCCAGTTTTTTTCCTGAAACCAGATACAAAATGCCCCTGCCGCAGCTGTCTGTTCAACGATCTCAGGAGCAAGATCCAGGTGGACACACAAAACGACGACATCAACTGTCCCTCGCAGCTCCGCCAAAGAAGAATATCCTTTGCACCCTTCGATTCTGGCTAAGTCCTCAGCAACAGGATAAACCCGGCATCCGAACTCTTTAAATAAACGCCAGGCTTTCCAGGCGTGCTTATGCTTTAAAAACTTTTCTTTATTTGCGACCACGGCAAAGCTCATTTTGGTGTTAAGACCGTCTGCCAATTCAAATACATGTTTTTTTCTTTTCATCTTATCTTCACTCCTGTTTTCTTTCTACTAATGCATATGATTCATTTAATGCATATGATTCATTCCTGCAAAAAAGCTTTCAATCGTGAAAAAACGTTTGGCGATGGTTAGAGAACCATCGCCAAACGTTTTGATCTGTTTTTCATCAGATATCTTTAATCATATTTATGATATGGGCTTAAGCCCCCGGTATTTTCTATTGGACAACAATGGTATTTGCCATAGGCAGGACGGGCCTCTCCTGCCCCAGGACCAGTGCTTTTCTGAGTATGTCCATGCTGCTTTCAGCCTTTTGGGCATCGGATGTATAGATTTTCAATAAGGATTCCCCGGTCAAGACTTTTTCACCGGTTTTTTTCAGAATAACCAGACCTGCCCCGAAATCAATCGTGCTTTCTTTGGTCTCACGGCCCGCTCCCAGCATCATGGCCGCCCGTCCCACCAAGCCGGCATCAATATTCTGAATAAAAGCATCCTCCGGGGCCTGGTAGGTCTTTACATAGGGCGCTAAAAATAACTCCTTATTTTGAACTTTAAGCAGATCTCCTTTTTGGGCGGAAATCAACTGGCAGAATTTCTGCCAGGCGGCTCCGGAATCAAGGGCTTTTTGCAAGAGCCTTTTCCCTTCCCCGACACAATCTGTCTTGCCGGCGGCAATCAACATCCAGCTTCCGAGTAAAAGGCAAACCTCTAACAGATCAGCCGGCCCAGTTCCCTGTAAAGAATCCACTACTTCCAGAATCTCCAGGCTGTTGCCCACTGCATTCCCTAAAGGCTGGTTCATGTCACTGAGTATGGCTATGGTTTTCCGTTCCAGCTTGTTCCCGATATCCACCATGATTTCAGCCAGGGTCCTAGCCTGCTCGATATCCGGCATAAAGGCCCCTGATCCGTACTTGACATCCAAAACAATACCTTGTGCCCCGGCAGCAATTTTTTTGCTCATGACCGAGGAAGCAATCAGGGGAATAGAATTGACGGTTCCTGTAACATCTCTCAAGGCATAGAGTTTCTTATCGGCGGGAACAATATCCGCGGATTGCGCGGTGACAGCCAAACCAATATCAGCAACCTGTTTGAGAAAAGCTTCTTCGCTAAGTTCTGTGTGAAAACCCGGAATAGCCTCCAATTTGTCTATTGTTCCCCCGGTAAAACCAAGTCCCCGTCCGGACATTTTTGCGATCTTGACTCCACAGGCGGCCACTAAAGGAGCAACAATAAGTGTCGTCTTATCTCCTACTCCTCCTGTACTGTGTTTGTCGATACAGTGCAAACCGTATTTGCCCAGGTCTATCTGTTTACCGCTTTGAGCCATTGCCAGCGTAAGCTCGGCAGTTTCCTCAGCAAGCATACCCTGAAAATAGATTGCCATCAACCATGCCGAAATCTGATAATCCGGAATATCCCCACTGACATAGCCCCGGATAATGAATTGGATTTCCTCTTTGTTTAAGAGCTGACCATTGCGTTTCTTTTCAATCAAATCGACCATTCTCATCAAGAAGCAGCCCCTTTGACTAGCTTATTTTTCAAGCAAACAGATCTGATAACCAATCATTTCAGTGCTAATCATCAAGCTTTTTGATGATTAATGTTAATAAAGCAACAAAGGTTTTTTCAATCTTTTCCGTAGTCTCGATGACTTCCCGATGATTGAGCTTTTGTTTTAAGACACCCGCCGCCATATTCGTCACACAGGAAAGGCCCAAAACTCTCATTCCCCCATGATTGGCCACAATCACTTCAGGTACGGTCGACATTCCCACCAAATCGGCGCCTATCGTCCTCAAGTACCTGATTTCGGCCGGAGTTTCATAGCTTGGGCCGCTCAACCCCGCATAAATCCCCTGTTGGGGAGTGATTCCCAGTTCAGCCATGGCCTCTGATGCTGTTTTTCTCCATACCGGGTCGTAGGCTTCACTGAGATCCGGAAAACGAGGTCCCAGCTCAGGATAATTCTTTCCTCGCAAGGGATTCCTGCCGATAAGATTAATATGGTCTTCGATGATGATCAAATCTCCCGGCGCATAGGCCGTATTCACCCCGCCGGCAGCATTGGTCACGATCAGGCCCTTGATCCCTAAGGATTTCAGGACACGGACAGGAAAAGTGACCTCTTGCATGTCATAGCCTTCATAATAGTGAAAACGGCCCTGCAAAGCAATCAGGCTTCTTTCTCCGATTCTGCCCGCAACCAAACGACCGCAGTGCCCTTCTACTGTGGAAATCGGAAAATCGGGGATCTCTTCATAAGGAATAATGATTTTATCCTCAATCAATTCCGCAAAGCCTCCGAGACCGGACCCCAAAATGACACCGAATTGTGGGGAAAGTGAACCGAGCTTCTTTTTGATCTCGAGTGCGGCTTGATTGATCTGGTCAATCGGTTGAACTTGTGCATCCATCTTACCGGGCCTCCTTATCATCTCTGATTGAATCCATAAAGCTTTTGCCGGCTTGCGGCGGGGCAATCTCTAAGTACTCAGATATGGTTGCCCCGATATCGGCGAAGCTGGCTCGCAAGCCCAGGTCTACTCCGTTTTTGATTCTTTTCCCAAACACTAGCAAAGGGACATATTCCCTGGAATGGTCTGTACTGATCGTCGTGGGGTCACAGCCATGATCCGCGGTGATCAAGAGCAGGTCCTCTTCTTTCATTGTTTCCAGAATTTCCGGTATTCTTTGATCAAAGTTCGCTAAGGCATCCGCATAACTTTGCACATTGTTGCGGTGACCGTAAAGCATGTCAAAATCAACAAGATTGGTCATGATTAAACCCTTGAAGTCTTTTTTCATATAGGCCAGGGTTTTTTCAACGCCATCCATATTCCCAATTGTGGAGACATGCTCCGTAATCCCGCATCCCGCAAAAATATCATTGATTTTGCCAACGGCTAAAACGGACATGCCGTTCTCTTTAATCTGATCTAAAAGGGTCTTTCCAGTCGGTTTTATGGAAAAGTCATGGCGATTACTCGTCCGGTAATAATCGTCCTCTGTTCCTAAAAAGGGCCTGGCAATTACCCTGGAAACCTGCATTTCCCCAACCAGCATTTCCCGGGCCGTTTGGCAGATGTGCATCAGTTCAGCCAAGGAAATCACTTCCTCATGGGCGGCAATTTGAAAGACAGAATCTGCCGAGGTATAGACAATCGGTCTTCCGGTCCTGACGTGTTCCTTGCCCAGCCTTTGTATGATCTCCGTACCCGAGGCAACTTCATTGCCCAGAACCTTGCGGCCAATTTTCTTTTCAAATTCTTGGATAAAAGGTTCGGGGAATCCCTGAGGGAAAACCGGGAAAGCCCTTTCTGATATGATTCCCGTCATTTCCCAATGACCGGTCGTTGTATCTTTACCTTTGGATTTTTCCGCCATCTTGCCATAGCAACCTAAAGGGTTTTCGGCAGCTTGAGTAAACGGAAGCTCTGCGATATTACCCAAACCAAGTCTCAGCAGGTTGGGGATGTTTAACCCGCCCATTGCCCTGGCGATATTGCCCAGGGTATTGCTGCCCTCATCACCATAATCCCCGGCATCAGGCATGGCACCTATTCCCACACTGTCCAGCACAATGAGAATTGCTCTACGCGTCATTTTTTTGTCCTCCTCGCTTTGCTCTGGGATGGGCTTTTTCGAAGACATCCCGCAGTCTGTTCTTTGTAAGATGGGTATAGATCTGGGTTGTCGATATATCGGCATGGCCCAGCATCTCTTGCACCGAGCGCAGATCTGCGCCGTGATCCAAAAGGTGGGTGGCAAAACAGTGCCTCATCAAGTGCGGATAGATCTTTGCTCCGGCCTTATTCTTTACCGCCCTGTTCTTCAGTATTGTCCAAATTCCCTGCCGGGTAAGCCTGCCTCCTCTTGCATTGAGGAACAGAGAATTGCTTTCAGCTGTTGTTGGTTTGCGGTTTTTTCTCAACAGGTGATTTCTGGCTTCCAGCAGGTACTTCTGGAGGGCAAGCAGGCACGGTTCACTTAAAGGTACGATTCTTTCCTTGTTTCCTTTGCCCCGGCACCTGACATATCCGACTTCCAGGGAAATTTGATTCAGGCTTAGCGTAATCAGTTCCGATACGCGCAGACCGCTTCCATATAATACTTCCAGAATTGCGGTATCTCTGATTTCTAAGAGCATACCGGCCTGGCTTTCTTTATCATCCCTATGATTGATAAGGCTATTGACGGCACTTTCCGAAAGAACATGCGGAAGAGGCTGTTCCAGTTTAGGAACGACGATCAGCTCTGTCGGATCATCCGTTCTTTTTCCTTCATCTGAAAGATAAGAAAAAAAACCCTTAAGAGCCGCTGTATACCGGGCTATACTTCTCGCTGAAATCCCCTGCTCATTAACGGAATAAAGGAAGGAAAAAAGATCAACAGGCTGACATTGAAAAAGATTATTTTGGTTTTCTTCAAGATAAATCAACAGTTTTTTCAGGTCCCGCCGGTAGCTCTGGCAAGTATTTCCCGATAAGCCCCTTTCTATTTTTAGATAGTTAATATAGTCATCCAACACCTGCTCATCCACAAAAAAAGCCCCCTCCTTACATGAGAATCATTTCTACATTCGGGGGGGTTTTTCCTTTATTCTTTATTCTCAGACGTCTCCAGCTGTGTCTCAATATCCAAAAGTTTGATGACCGGGAGTCAGTAACCCAATAGCCTGACGCCGAGAACCGAGAAATATCCTTGCATAACTCCGGCGATTACTGCTCCCAGGGAAACAAGCAAGGATGTCATACAGTAATAAAGGAATTCCCTGCCCATAGAATCCCCTCTGTTTTTCCCTTTGAGCAAGAGAAAGGAAAATATCGTTGCCAGGCCTGCTCCAAGCAGCAGACAGGGAATAGCCAAAACGGAAGGCAAAAAGATGGAAACCAGCGCAAGGCATATTCCGGCAAATTTTTGAGCCTTAATGACGAAAGCAATGGTAAATCCGATAATAAACCCCCGCGTAAAAACAATCAAATAGACTAAAGGTGTCCCGACAATCGTCAGTCCCAATAACCAGATACCGGCCATAATCAGAAAATTGTCTCTGGCCAATTGCTGCAAAAAGGATGTTTCAATCGTTTTAGGCTGTTCTGTCAGAAGCTGATTAAGGAATTCCGTAAGAACAGACACTTTCTCATTGCCCAAAGCCTTTACACCAACTGCACCAAAGATTATTCCTGCTAAAAGCACACTGGTTAATGTAAGATAAATCATCCAATACTGCTTAAGATGACTCAACACTGCTTTTACCATAAAAACACAGCCTTCCCGAAGAACTTGTCCTCAGGAATATATATTAAACAGTGGTTTCTTTAAGACCTATTTTTCCAAATATTCCGCCCCCGCCGGGATAGCAAATAACCGGTTTGCCCAAAGGATGGCCAGTACGGTTTTGGCATCTTTCAGTTCATTGTTCATCACCATGTCTACGGCTTCAGCTAAGGGAACCTTGATGACACCCAAAAATTCATCCTCATCGGAGGAAAGCGGCGACCATTGAAGCTCATCAGCCTGATAAAGATGAATGATCTCATCGGCAAAGCCAGGTGAGGTATGAAAAGTTCCCATATATTTCATCTTCCCCGTATAGCCGATTTCTTCTCTTAACTCTCTGATCGCACAGATTTCCGGATCTTCCCCTCTGTCAATTTTTCCTGCCGGTATTTCCAAGGTTTCCTGCTGCAAAGCATATCTGTATTGTCTGACCAGAAAAATCTGACCATCCTGAACGGCCAGCATCCCGACAGCACCGGGATGCTGGACAACTTCCCTTGTTGTTTCTTTGCCATTGGGAAGCTCCACTAAATCTTCTTTTACCCGTATGATTTTGCCTTCGTAAATCGTCTTCGTTACCAAGCGTTTTTCATCCAGTTTTTCGTTCATCTTTTTTCCTCACTTTAATCCCTTCTTAAAAATTGAAAATAACGGCTGTTCAATGCCTTTGATCTTTTTGCTTAATGATCGCATCTGATAGAATGAAAATGATAAAAGAGCACCTTAAATAAGATGCTGCGATTAATAATATTTATATTTAGTTTATCTCCAAGCATAGAAACGCAGAGGTATTTTGATTTCAATGATAAAATCAAAAAGACTTATCACTCTTTGAAAACTTGTGGATAAATCTTTAAACCAACGCTAATTTAGACCTTTTCTGCAATCCTTAGTTTATCTGCCACCATGGCGATAAATTCGGAATTCGTTGGTTTACCCCTGTCTAGATTAATGGTATAACCAAAAAATTTATTCATGAACTCAATATTCCCTCGATCCCAAGCCAGTTCAATGGCATGCCGTATCGCTCTTTCCACTCTGCTTGGAGTCGTATTGTATTTTCCGGCAATCATCGGGTATAATTCCTTAGTGACGGCACCAAGAAGGGCAACTTCCTTAATCACCGCTACAATGGAATCCCTTAAATATTGGTAACCTTTGACATGGGCCGGGACACCCATTTGTTGAATCATTTTCGTCACTTCAACATCAATATTAACGGCCTTCAGCGGAGTTTGCAAACTTGAATCCGAAGAAAAAACGCTTCTGGTCATTGCAGGAATCGGAGAAGAGAGCGGTACTGTATCATAATAACCAACCAGTTGTCTTATTCTTTTCCCTAAAGTGTCAATATCGAAGGGTTTCAAAATATAATAATCGGCTCCCAGTTGAACTGCGCGATGGGTCATGTTTTCCTGACCAAAAGATGTAAGAATAATTACTCGGGGACGTTTGGGAACAAGATCAAATTTTTCCATGACGCCAAGTCCGTCCAAATGAGGCATAATAATATCTAAAACGACAACATCAGGCTCTTCCGTTCTGATCATTTCCAAAGCATCATTACCGTTATATGCCACACCGGAAAGAATCATATCTTCCTGATTATTTACGTACTCTCTAAGAATTTCAATAAAGTCCCTGTTATCATCAGCCAGTAATACTCGAATAGGTTGCTGCATCAATTAAGTAACCCTCCCTTGTTTCCAGCTAATTCCTTAAAACTTACCATAGTTACCAAACATTAGCATATATTTACAAGTAATATAACTTCGACAATAAAGATTCAATTCCTGCATATATTTTTGGAAAATAAATAAAATTTTATAATGTTAAGTGATAATTAAAAGAGGATTGCCTTCTTCTTTATTGTTTAATCAGGATATGTTTATTTCAATTAACAAAAGTTTATCATATAGGAAGCAAAAAACTTGTCGTATTTTAAATTTTTTGATGATAATTTTTTTGAACAATAAGATAATAAATAATAAAAAGAGCTGCCCGTTTGGGCAGCCGCTGAAGAATTCAAACCAGAATCTTTGATCATATTTTCTATAAAAATTCCATATCCTCTTGTTGAATCATTGACAAAAACGTGAGTGACCGCTCCGATCAGCTTTTGATTCTGAACAATAGGACTTCCGCTCATTCCCTGAACAATTCCGCCGCTTTGATCGAGAAGTTTGGGATCGGTTATTTTAATGATCAAATTTTTATTGTCATTTCTGTTGAGCATGATTTTTTCAATTTCAATATCAAATTCTTCTATTGTATTATTTTTTAAAACCGTATAAATTTTAGCAGGACCCGGGATAATTTCCGATTTCAATCCCAGCAGGATTCCATCCTTATAGAATTTATTCGTAAATTTCCCTTCTAATGTGCCGTAAATTCCGCTTTCTGTATTTTTATTAATTTTACCGGAAAAATTTGAATTGATCATAAAAGTACCGATTTTTTCTCCTGGATCACCATTTTTACCCTTTTCAATGGAACTAATTGATGATTCAATCACCTTACCGTCTTTTAATTCGATTTTTTCATTGGTATCCATGTCAGTAATCACATGACCTAAGGCTCCGAATATTTGTTGTTTTGGCTCAATAAAAGTTAATGTTCCTACCCCTGCTGCCTCATCTCTAATAAATAATCCAATACGGTTTCGATTTGTTTCGGAACAGAAAACCGGAGAAATTTGTTTCTTCAGAATTTGATTTCCTCTTTTAATCGTAAAATTGATTGTCTTATTTTTTTGACATTGCTGATCAATTTCTTCAGAAACCTGTAAATCATTCTGGGCCTTTACCTCATTAATGCTTAAGATCATGTCTCCGATTTTTATCCCTGCGTTTTTTGCCGGAAATTTTTCTTTCCCACTGGAATCAATAATAGGAGCATACCCAACAATTAAAACTCCATTGGTTCTTAAACTGATGCCAATGGATTGTCCTCCTGGTATTACTCGTAAATCAGATTGGATCGGCTGTTGGTTTTCATGGTTAAAAAAATCAAATAAAGAAAAAGAGATGGCAGATTGTGTAGATATTGAAGTCGGAAAACTCATTGAGATTCTGGGAGGCAGTGCTAAACTGGCACATAACAATACAAACAAAATGATTCTTCTTTTATATTTTTTCATTTTGTTTAATCCTCCAGCTTTTTCCCTCCTCATCATAAATATGGTATAATTCTGTAGAAATAAAATTTAGCCTAGATATAAATTCTCCTGAATTCAGTTGTTTCATTCTGTGAAATCATTTCTAACCTTTCTTGATATTAACGGTTCCTTTATTTTACATAAAAATTTTGTTCTTTTTTTCATCAGTCTTTTGGGTTTTAATGCTTTATATTGTGAGGAATAAAAAGTTGAGAAATAAATCTTTAATCATCATTCTTATCGTATTCAATTGCTTTTTATTGGGCTGCGGCAAGGCCGCTGAAAATCAAAAACAGAGCCTTACTCATTCTTTTGAAAAAGATACCGAGGGCTGGTCCGGATATTTTTCCGCGAACTTAACCCTTCCCGTTTCAGCCGAAAATCATTCAAGTCTGGAATTTAAAAATGCGGCAATTCCCCTGCCTGATCAGAAGAAAAAAGCTCTCTTGCTGAGAGCGGACAGTTATCGCAATTCGATTTTTATGTATGTGCTGAAAAAAATTGATTCGTTTAAGCTCGAACCTGATAGTGTATATTCCGTCGCTTTAACTTTTGATCTCGCCACAAGTATGCCTGCAAATCTGCAAGAATACGGAGGGACTCCCGGGCAGACTATTTTTGTCAAAGCTGGTTTTCCCAACGCTAAGCCTGGCATTGTCACAAGTACGCAGCATCCCTTGATCGGTAATCTAAGCAATGAATATATTGAAAATCTGGAAAGCATCGGAAATATCGCCAAAAGTAGTTCTTCGGATATGAGCTTTGAATTAAAACCTTTTCATTACCAGTCAACGGTGAAAACGGACGGTGAAGGGTCCTTCTGGATCATCATTGGCGTTAATTCCCAGTTTGAAGTTCCTTTAGAGCTTTATATCAGCAATATCCGGATTAGTATTGATTAACAGCCGTCGGATTATTTTAAAGAGACTAAATATGCTCCGATCAAGATCACAAAAATACCAACCATTCTGGTCGCAGGCAGGTGTTCCTTAAAGATAAAAAATGCAACCAAAGCTCCGCCGACATAACACAGACTTTGGAGAGGGTAAAGCAAAGAGAATTCCATTTTTGATAATAAGTATAGCCAGATCCCTGTAGCAATGACGTAGAGTACCAGCCCGGAAATAATGTAAGGATTAAAAAAACACTTTACGATAGATTGCAGGCTGAACGTGATCTCTTCTGATCTTAGTCCCAATTTCCATAAGGTTTGACCGCTGACCAGCAATATGATATTCAGGAGAATGAGTAAAAACTTCATGATTTAACCTCTTGTGATATGATGATAATCAATTTTATTTTTAAACTTTGGTACGAATTGCCTGAAGAATAGATAAAATTCAAAAAGCTGAAAGGCAGCAAAAGCGATAACCAATCCCATAATCGGATACATATAGCGCGGGAAAGCAAAGTAAATTAAGTGAATGGTATTAAAGTATAAAATGATCAGGAACATCATCAGAGGATAAAAGTTCGTTTTGTTTTTCACAAGAGCACTAATCACGCCCAGCAGTCCCAAAAGAACAATGATTCGGTGGTATTGACTGACCGCTTTATGGGAAACATTCAGTATCGGCCTGTCATAATAAGGATAATTCCAATTGCGATAGGTTTTTCCTACAGTATACCAATAGAGATAGTCCTTTTTTTGGTCGGGGAAATACAGTTTTAGTCTCTCAATTCCTGTCGCGAACTCTGTCTCATTCATCTTTATTTCGTTGTTTTCAACCCGATAGCTCATGTAATCCTTTGATTGATCGTAATTGATATATGTCCCTTGTAAAAACGGATTGCCTGATGATTCGGTCAAAGGAATAAAGCGATCAAACTCCAGATAGTTTCTTATCCACCATGGCGCCATGACAGCTGTAATAACTGTTAAAGTGATCAATGTGTATTTGATCATCTCCTGTATACGGTACCGGTAAAGCACCCACATCAATAAAACCAGAACGGGAAAAAGGGCAATTGTCGGTCGAAACAGACACGCTAATCCTAAAATCACCCCTCCCCCCATATAATATTTTGCCTTCTTTTCTTTCACTGCCCATAAAGTGAAATATAAAAGCAAGTAAAGCAAAAACTTAAATATCTCTTCTGTCAGGATTAACCCTGTATTAGAAATATTCGGAATATAGGCTCCTTCTATGACACAAGCCAAAAGTGCGATTTTGCTGTTGTTAAAAACATCCCTGATGAGAAAGAAGAAAATAAACAGACCTAAAAAGTGTAAAACCGCCTGAAATATTCTAAACCCGATAATTCCATGAGAAAATCCCAGCAACTTCATAAAAAAGGCTAAGATATAAGTAATTCCGGGCATAATAAAAACTGTCGGCTGATCAACACGCCCGTAAACAAGCGTCCCTTTCTCCAGAAAGAGTAAAGCACTGCGCAGATATTTGACATCGTCATTATTATCCAATGTATTGATATCACCAAGTAAAAAATAATTGCCGTAACGAAAAATCATAGATAAGGATACAGCAAAAACGATCCCTGCCGTGAAAAGCAGACAAAGCTTTATCCACATTTTTTCATCTTTTAAATTGAACATGTTTACCTCTTGAACATCAATGGAAAAAATTCATGTTAGCGTTTGGAAAATAAACGCGACTGACCGATCTCTTGTTTGATCAAAGCAATCTCCTGAGATAATCTGGTTATTTTCTCCGCTTGTTTGGAAATTAATACGGTCAGATAAAGATTATAAACAATCACAGAAATCAAGCCAAAAAGAAATAAAAAAGATGGAGGGTTTTTAATCCCCAGCCATAATGAGATTTTATTTATGATATTGGGAGTACTTGATAAGATCAGGATCGTTGTGCTCGTGATGATCCATATTAAGGAGTATTTTTCCTGTAATTTTTTTTTATTGACCAGTCTGACGACCAAAACCAGGAAAATTATGCTGAATATGATTGAGATAGTGTAAACATTGATATTCTCAAGAAACATCGCACTAATTTACCTCGACCTTTTCATTCGTTCGGATCAATTCTAAAAATATCGATAGACTTACTTTCAGCATATAATAGATTGACCGGATAGGCGTGATGGAGGATTTGCCGTTTAATCTCTGATTCATTTCCACAGGTAC harbors:
- a CDS encoding CoA-binding protein gives rise to the protein MKRKKHVFELADGLNTKMSFAVVANKEKFLKHKHAWKAWRLFKEFGCRVYPVAEDLARIEGCKGYSSLAELRGTVDVVVLCVHLDLAPEIVEQTAAAGAFCIWFQEKNWTEEIDQQCQEKGLKVVRGCVLKHKIYLKPFAYFHPCFWHGIGQPKVPSKY
- a CDS encoding thymidine phosphorylase, whose translation is MRMVDLIEKKRNGQLLNKEEIQFIIRGYVSGDIPDYQISAWLMAIYFQGMLAEETAELTLAMAQSGKQIDLGKYGLHCIDKHSTGGVGDKTTLIVAPLVAACGVKIAKMSGRGLGFTGGTIDKLEAIPGFHTELSEEAFLKQVADIGLAVTAQSADIVPADKKLYALRDVTGTVNSIPLIASSVMSKKIAAGAQGIVLDVKYGSGAFMPDIEQARTLAEIMVDIGNKLERKTIAILSDMNQPLGNAVGNSLEILEVVDSLQGTGPADLLEVCLLLGSWMLIAAGKTDCVGEGKRLLQKALDSGAAWQKFCQLISAQKGDLLKVQNKELFLAPYVKTYQAPEDAFIQNIDAGLVGRAAMMLGAGRETKESTIDFGAGLVILKKTGEKVLTGESLLKIYTSDAQKAESSMDILRKALVLGQERPVLPMANTIVVQ
- a CDS encoding purine-nucleoside phosphorylase: MDAQVQPIDQINQAALEIKKKLGSLSPQFGVILGSGLGGFAELIEDKIIIPYEEIPDFPISTVEGHCGRLVAGRIGERSLIALQGRFHYYEGYDMQEVTFPVRVLKSLGIKGLIVTNAAGGVNTAYAPGDLIIIEDHINLIGRNPLRGKNYPELGPRFPDLSEAYDPVWRKTASEAMAELGITPQQGIYAGLSGPSYETPAEIRYLRTIGADLVGMSTVPEVIVANHGGMRVLGLSCVTNMAAGVLKQKLNHREVIETTEKIEKTFVALLTLIIKKLDD
- a CDS encoding phosphopentomutase, giving the protein MTRRAILIVLDSVGIGAMPDAGDYGDEGSNTLGNIARAMGGLNIPNLLRLGLGNIAELPFTQAAENPLGCYGKMAEKSKGKDTTTGHWEMTGIISERAFPVFPQGFPEPFIQEFEKKIGRKVLGNEVASGTEIIQRLGKEHVRTGRPIVYTSADSVFQIAAHEEVISLAELMHICQTAREMLVGEMQVSRVIARPFLGTEDDYYRTSNRHDFSIKPTGKTLLDQIKENGMSVLAVGKINDIFAGCGITEHVSTIGNMDGVEKTLAYMKKDFKGLIMTNLVDFDMLYGHRNNVQSYADALANFDQRIPEILETMKEEDLLLITADHGCDPTTISTDHSREYVPLLVFGKRIKNGVDLGLRASFADIGATISEYLEIAPPQAGKSFMDSIRDDKEAR
- the xerD gene encoding site-specific tyrosine recombinase XerD encodes the protein MDEQVLDDYINYLKIERGLSGNTCQSYRRDLKKLLIYLEENQNNLFQCQPVDLFSFLYSVNEQGISARSIARYTAALKGFFSYLSDEGKRTDDPTELIVVPKLEQPLPHVLSESAVNSLINHRDDKESQAGMLLEIRDTAILEVLYGSGLRVSELITLSLNQISLEVGYVRCRGKGNKERIVPLSEPCLLALQKYLLEARNHLLRKNRKPTTAESNSLFLNARGGRLTRQGIWTILKNRAVKNKAGAKIYPHLMRHCFATHLLDHGADLRSVQEMLGHADISTTQIYTHLTKNRLRDVFEKAHPRAKRGGQKNDA
- the spoIIM gene encoding stage II sporulation protein M; its protein translation is MVKAVLSHLKQYWMIYLTLTSVLLAGIIFGAVGVKALGNEKVSVLTEFLNQLLTEQPKTIETSFLQQLARDNFLIMAGIWLLGLTIVGTPLVYLIVFTRGFIIGFTIAFVIKAQKFAGICLALVSIFLPSVLAIPCLLLGAGLATIFSFLLLKGKNRGDSMGREFLYYCMTSLLVSLGAVIAGVMQGYFSVLGVRLLGY
- a CDS encoding NUDIX domain-containing protein, whose amino-acid sequence is MNEKLDEKRLVTKTIYEGKIIRVKEDLVELPNGKETTREVVQHPGAVGMLAVQDGQIFLVRQYRYALQQETLEIPAGKIDRGEDPEICAIRELREEIGYTGKMKYMGTFHTSPGFADEIIHLYQADELQWSPLSSDEDEFLGVIKVPLAEAVDMVMNNELKDAKTVLAILWANRLFAIPAGAEYLEK
- the spo0A gene encoding sporulation transcription factor Spo0A — its product is MQQPIRVLLADDNRDFIEILREYVNNQEDMILSGVAYNGNDALEMIRTEEPDVVVLDIIMPHLDGLGVMEKFDLVPKRPRVIILTSFGQENMTHRAVQLGADYYILKPFDIDTLGKRIRQLVGYYDTVPLSSPIPAMTRSVFSSDSSLQTPLKAVNIDVEVTKMIQQMGVPAHVKGYQYLRDSIVAVIKEVALLGAVTKELYPMIAGKYNTTPSRVERAIRHAIELAWDRGNIEFMNKFFGYTINLDRGKPTNSEFIAMVADKLRIAEKV
- the spoIVB gene encoding SpoIVB peptidase; this translates as MKKYKRRIILFVLLCASLALPPRISMSFPTSISTQSAISFSLFDFFNHENQQPIQSDLRVIPGGQSIGISLRTNGVLIVGYAPIIDSSGKEKFPAKNAGIKIGDMILSINEVKAQNDLQVSEEIDQQCQKNKTINFTIKRGNQILKKQISPVFCSETNRNRIGLFIRDEAAGVGTLTFIEPKQQIFGALGHVITDMDTNEKIELKDGKVIESSISSIEKGKNGDPGEKIGTFMINSNFSGKINKNTESGIYGTLEGKFTNKFYKDGILLGLKSEIIPGPAKIYTVLKNNTIEEFDIEIEKIMLNRNDNKNLIIKITDPKLLDQSGGIVQGMSGSPIVQNQKLIGAVTHVFVNDSTRGYGIFIENMIKDSGLNSSAAAQTGSSFYYLLSYCSKKLSSKNLKYDKFFASYMINFC
- a CDS encoding membrane protein, producing the protein MKFLLILLNIILLVSGQTLWKLGLRSEEITFSLQSIVKCFFNPYIISGLVLYVIATGIWLYLLSKMEFSLLYPLQSLCYVGGALVAFFIFKEHLPATRMVGIFVILIGAYLVSLK
- a CDS encoding glycosyltransferase family 39 protein, with protein sequence MFNLKDEKMWIKLCLLFTAGIVFAVSLSMIFRYGNYFLLGDINTLDNNDDVKYLRSALLFLEKGTLVYGRVDQPTVFIMPGITYILAFFMKLLGFSHGIIGFRIFQAVLHFLGLFIFFFLIRDVFNNSKIALLACVIEGAYIPNISNTGLILTEEIFKFLLYLLLYFTLWAVKEKKAKYYMGGGVILGLACLFRPTIALFPVLVLLMWVLYRYRIQEMIKYTLITLTVITAVMAPWWIRNYLEFDRFIPLTESSGNPFLQGTYINYDQSKDYMSYRVENNEIKMNETEFATGIERLKLYFPDQKKDYLYWYTVGKTYRNWNYPYYDRPILNVSHKAVSQYHRIIVLLGLLGVISALVKNKTNFYPLMMFLIILYFNTIHLIYFAFPRYMYPIMGLVIAFAAFQLFEFYLFFRQFVPKFKNKIDYHHITRG